Proteins encoded by one window of Anticarsia gemmatalis isolate Benzon Research Colony breed Stoneville strain chromosome 15, ilAntGemm2 primary, whole genome shotgun sequence:
- the ash1 gene encoding histone-lysine N-methyltransferase ash1 isoform X2 has translation MGTELPKTQDSSGDTDSNSDSENSSTSNTSRSEWECSDSKQSAARKPHFSVTSCDTGLKLKIAAIPARKVSPKRTAKPSVKKKVTNNKTQSKDRPPPKKKSQLSDTTSSSESCSKCSSESSSDDDIPLKAVSRSLPAKCAAKTPSKTKHTCKGDIDDVKKQCDVKDNGAKVNKDKQSAKTNSNVKKSKSDESNHDATLKRGRGRPRTKFTSGAAESVACATSSSSSSSSSSSSSSSSSSSSSSDSDTADAAGGSAHASADDSNVALAAACPLQVIDDADLAELFPEQTSSAPAQQPNFSTFAVHNAAPDNDDKSIADNGDGSSSEMELTPHMVTAAIQRATADSSGSENECSNSDPVHPNTTHYASSLLQQFVAQTQLLSSTAPLTTAATSMPCGINTNPIEGVGTISDCVLGQINNLPEMAPVAPNFLSTTQHLSPQQTEELSLINKDLEEITSATDSVGMSITNPPSLDDCVDNNDFMNLDITQGGSELGSASDLLKSSPLAVAGADVNNLSHIDSQKLDTISTNSVESQEDVKNVVIESRRKRGRPRKVRKADEGMESHREGKSAVNVMNFHNNNDPPNVSPDSGILSNHNSPTHSPLRRHDVDETHNRLSRKSIQKENTTRERRAMRSKSKSRIRAQNKSDSSDCDFHKKRIENEIKQIKTEAPSPVPLKQEQNKFDKNKKNDHKLDIAALDRMLYATDRVLYPPRKKVGRKPMSKTKTTKNTPKTLKDKNQYESGDSDDSIPTNRSVLSGVYAKRKELNNKIANLPKKNNTSFSNTWRDNQSENEAAADDPLDPTWKQIDLNPKYKDILSGYKSDHEFKPYKSCSRLIESGYKSDYGCRSGYKSDFYRSGYKTDHKSGYKSDKSGYKTDNSVRSMRRRMRKLKKTRSVRDRSYYKNQKHFVSDQEILSLANKTFSNLTLGHSSSDSECDNYLRKSSASPKYVSVCTKYPLPSKYDFGFSKTNQKHVFRPNTSDPFAPGPVFSGLQRPVTTHNIFKVSNNNNNNTLMKSPNKPNYIGTPLPALKPAFSHKFGSSPICTASRLPGSKKENENNFKYFSRSLSPKNRKQLKNGNTFSSNTKKEAPPKPLPGVFEKAKNSYVPNKSLSRNVFLNFKKPNLKPSFPTKKHRRTVVLAPPKINLKATERISRVTVKTENKHHRHRSKRRHRSRSVSKCRETYTKAVELVDQKFSQDMDSLVTNFIKLCQVAPNLIASITQNPPKTEKSSVDSMPTKVIKRGSKKRKTSDNQEIATPTSKRRHKKQLAESQSKGGKDTNEHKLPLKKRHYHINSSTGNSLSLSLVSTEFDENSKNGTSPEKFLCTETDCTGDVQSNSPEDSPKLKGNEKNKKNCDSSKNVTQLNNTQDSKVQNSESALKSSRLGSVGASDNNTDKMDDTNSTPTKEQSPKTNAAADDELSIKRPTAEQSELSKKIYETSEKLKAVHKMVNDLEKSLPKSKDDVRLESSKQDATKVASPRSEAKSSPTRHSAPIVTPKKRHRLEADKVITHSSLDQVVQSLSKKLSEEKVVATSSAKELKDVNQNNSKEDVSQQQKCDSVVSLNASTSNANSIDPLKSMSARSLYKSSIPPAQKSEIMTRKKNRLEGLTSNLVSKINPSAATKVLDTLLNNNIRKSIESRILEKEKNSVEPSSKSSDDKTKKESSQINTRATVIKSPVSKGKTIDTKKTRVPESSAGQAIVVNIDKPTGIFEPSIDLEDQIPKSSICVSSVLSDLNKAKSKAKNDIKAATNALLAPIDTESEIPLALISETPDPIIRPKRGESIAAVISDKLQETTGGHNLRQPKRNLSNDNEESNENKKKKKSNNILRESKLVLPSRILVPKVQAERLLINEPAKKIVLQPKKIETNEKSDVKSADTKKKTRRRKAINRTGFPSVKRKKKKIDSSHNITSDSHMTSDTDNNSAFERVPKDGEAMSSFLERTTNKKAELKVVLNKDECPKQGRLTVVALEKLQGKEIPSDNNNKTNSTENTGSEKKAMNSSILRAPALQLKNKGEKEIKNHINKWEVLSETDSIPSLASSLSNDPEDSIPLSLLNLKPDRPVSRLDNLERLKRKTRAISPSHEIEEIFSKRKVVERNSKIALRPKSSLAILCPSERRLTRSSDNPIEEIKNKMKKTENKKALVELERVNKPVNIAARRKSRSCQVNKKKEVQSSSRESSIDTVVSRKVTSKSREPSLDTLRDHDENDPLPLNEKEIDFEKSIDSLSKNIICKKRVASSRDDSPASSVDNRDKPVISKRNPRLRKKFLVAGLFSDYYKEDPKPEGKGKNLVTQTEFPPGLLAPPPYCERWVRRRLQHFTLPYDIWWQQHYNQPVPSWNYKKIRTNVYYDVKPSAEECESVACNCAPSSGCNEDCINRLVYSECSPQLCPCGCKNQRIQRHEWASGLEKFMTENKGWGVRTKHKITSGDFILEYVGEVVSDKEFKERMATRYARDTHHYCLHLDGGLVIDGHRMGGDGRFVNHSCRPNCEMQKWTSNGTFRMALFALRDIEPDEELTYDYNFSLFNPAVGQPCKCDSEDCRGVIGGKSQRITKQPVKTQSRTPSNASSQSQGSNGNQPRVGRPRKAVKCNKKSEQQALSSCDIKNMTILKYQQHLNKLWQEPQMKPLSVKEKTLVRDRHCFLLRNLENVRRIRERLSLAIPTSPPPPSAPPTPAPAPTSAPAATNIVIANTTSVCTVDPLAPARSMDEAGALARLRALRDATPRAPRPKDDPTAPRATRLNAVLKALCRALLECKDEKDRPICTPLLRTKSERSKLQDGGTLDLTTVEQNVDAGHYTTLAQFDSEVNSIFASVMREHGRLSTLGAAAAQLRKVYNSTKSDYADLLTKILGPEEPLPPGFLQKTKTEEVIMCICGLHVEEGLMVQCGGGGCGVWQHARCMRVADTRAPHYCHHCAPAPVDREIPLDEYTEEGHQFYLSLMRGDLQVRQGDTVYVLRDIPIDDKHPDVSQKGQDKTDSPKTKRVDRKKLKNIAKGKDKTDEATPNKEGEVRKHTYQTIGEIPVSELDIFRVERLWKHKDTQERYVYGHHYLRPHETFHEPTRKFFHNEVMRVPLYEAVPIELVMSQCWVMDLNTYCKGRPVGAAEAHVYICELRVDRTARLFTKISRPKYPICTRPYAFDHFPHRLKITRTYAPHEVSPEYLKGRAARNVAAPSEGSGKSAPREPKKKSSAAPAVEAGRAGVAAAPGAAQKERVNGIARRLLARGGGRAALDASYLLAPRRARRAPPPPP, from the exons TTCACGTCGGGTGCGGCGGAAAGCGTCGCATGTGCCACTAGTTCATCGTCGTCCAGCTCTTCATCTTCATCATCGTCATCTTCGTCCTCGTCTTCATCATCATCGGACTCGGACACCGCAGACGCCGCTGGCGGCTCTGCACATGCATCAGCTGATGACTCTAATGTTGCCCTCGCAGCTGCTTGTCCACTACAG GTCATCGACGATGCAGACCTTGCGGAACTATTTCCAGAACAAACATCGAGCGCGCCGGCGCAACAGCCCAATTTCTCGACCTTTGCAGTGCACAACGCGGCGCCGGACAACGACGACAAGTCGATTGCTGATAATG GTGACGGGTCCAGTAGTGAAATGGAACTGACGCCTCATATGGTGACAGCAGCAATACAGCGCGCTACGGCTGATTCCTCTGGATCTGAAAATGAATGCTCCAACTCGGATCCTGTTCATCCGAATACAACGCACTACGCTTCCAGCCTGTTGCAGCAGTTTGTGGCTCAGACGCAACTGCTCAGCAGTACAGCGCCGCTAACTACAGCGGCAACATCGATGCCATGTGGGATTAACACGAATCCCATCGAGGGTGTTGGAACAATAAGCGATTGTGTACTCGGGCAAATTAATAATTTGCCTGAAATGGCGCCTGTTGCGCCCAATTTCTTATCAACAACTCAACATTTAAGTCCACAGCAGACGGAAGAACTCTCGTTGATAAACAAAGATCTGGAGGAAATAACTTCTGCGACGGACTCTGTTGGTATGTCAATTACCAACCCACCAAGTCTGGATGATTGTGTTGATAATAATGATTTCATGAATCTGGATATTACACAGGGTGGTTCAGAATTAGGAAGTGCTAGTGATTTGTTAAAAAGTTCTCCTTTAGCAGTAGCCGGTGccgatgtaaataatttaagtcatATTGATTCTCAAAAACTAGATACGATTAGCACGAATTCTGTTGAATCTCAAGAAGATGTTAAAAACGTTGTTATAGAATCTAGAAGAAAAAGAGGGCGACCTCGAAAAGTGCGCAAAGCTGATGAAGGCATGGAATCTCACAGAGAAGGAAAATCGGCGGTGAACGTAATGAATTTCCATAACAATAACGATCCTCCGAATGTTTCTCCGGATTCAGGTATTCTCTCGAACCACAACTCTCCCACTCATTCACCACTGCGAAGGCACGATGTAGATGAGACACATAATAGACTCAGTAGAAAGTctattcaaaaagaaaacaccACAAGAGAAAGAAGAGCAATGAGATCAAAGTCTAAAAGCAGAATTCGAGCTCAGAACAAATCTGATTCTAGTGACtgtgattttcataaaaaaagaatagaaaatgaaataaagcaaattaaaaCGGAAGCACCATCACCAGTTCCATTAaaacaagaacaaaataaatttgacaAGAATAAAAAGAATGATCATAAGTTGGACATAGCCGCGTTAGACAGAATGTTGTATGCTACTGATAGAGTATTGTACCCTCCAAGGAAAAAAGTGGGTCGGAAACCAATGAGTAAAACGAAAACCACGAAAAATACACCTAAAACTCTAAAGGACAAAAATCAATACGAATCTGGCGATAGTGATGACTCAATACCAACCAACAGGTCTGTGCTATCAGGAGTATACGCTAAACGAAaagaattaaacaataaaattgctAATCTACCTAAAAAGAATAACACATCGTTTAGTAATACTTGGCGAGATAACCAGAGTGAAAATGAGGCAGCTGCAGACGATCCACTTGATCCAACTTGGAAACAAATTGACCTAAATCctaaatataaagatatattatctGGCTACAAGAGCGATCATGAATTCAAACCATACAAAAGTTGTAGTCGCCTCATTGAATCTGGATATAAAAGTGATTATGGTTGTAGATCTGGCTACAAGAGTGATTTTTACCGGTCAGGTTACAAAACTGATCACAAATCTGGTTATAAGAGTGATAAATCGGGATACAAAACTGATAACAGTGTCAGGAGCATGCGCAGACGTATGAGAAAGCTAAAGAAGACAAGGTCGGTGAGAGACAGGTCATACTATaagaatcaaaaacattttgtgtCGGATCAGGAGATATTATCGTTAGCCAACAAAACGTTCAGTAACTTGACTCTAGGACACAGTTCAAGTGATTCTGAGTGTGACAATTACTTACGGAAGTCCAGCGCAAGCCCCAAGTACGTAAGTGTCTGCACAAAATATCCATTGCCATCAAAGTATGACTTCggattttcaaaaacaaatcaaaagcACGTGTTTCGACCAAATACGTCGGATCCATTTGCACCAGGACCTGTATTCAGTGGTCTGCAACGACCCGTAACGAcccataatatttttaaagtgagcaacaataacaacaacaatacCTTGATGAAGTCACCAAACAAACCAAATTATATTGGAACTCCACTCCCAGCCTTAAAACCTGCATTCTCGCATAAATTTGGATCATCACCTATTTGCACAGCGTCTAGATTACCTGGCTCGAAAAAAGAGAATGAAAAcaactttaaatatttctcaaGATCGTTATCACcaaaaaatagaaaacagttaaaaaatgGTAATACGTTTTCAAGCAACACGAAAAAAGAAGCTCCCCCTAAACCACTGCCTGGTGTATTTGAGAAAGCAAAGAATAGTTATGTGCCTAATAAATCTCTTTCTAGGAATGTATTTCTTAACTTCAAAAAACCGAACTTGAAACCGTCTTTTCCAACTAAAAAACATAGGAGAACAGTCGTTTTGGCGCCACccaaaataaatttgaaagcTACGGAAAGAATATCTCGAGTTACTGTTAAGACAGAAAATAAACATCACAGGCATAGAAGTAAACGGAGGCACCGATCCAGATCAGTCTCAAAGTGCCGCGAGACTTATACAAAAGCTGTGGAACTTGTTGATCAAAAATTTAGTCAAGATATGGATAGTCTGGtcacaaattttataaaactatgtcAAGTAGCCCCTAATTTAATCGCAAGTATCACACAAAATCCGCCTAAAACAGAAAAGTCGTCGGTGGACTCCATGCCTACAAAGGTAATCAAAAGGGGATCCAAAAAGCGGAAAACATCGGACAATCAAGAAATAGCGACACCAACTTCTAAAAGAAGACATAAAAAACAATTAGCTGAATCTCAGAGCAAGGGAGGCAAAGACACTAATGAACACAAATTACCACTTAAAAAGCGACATTACCATATAAACTCATCAACTGGTAACTCGCTAAGTTTAAGTCTGGTGTCCACCGAATTTGATGAAAACTCAAAGAATGGTACCAGCCCTGAAAAATTTCTATGTACGGAAACCGATTGTACAGGAGATGTTCAAAGCAATTCACCTGAAGATTCACCTAAATTAAAGggcaatgaaaaaaataaaaagaattgtGATAGttcaaaaaatgttacacagTTGAATAATACCCAGGACTCAAAAGTTCAGAACTCTGAATCAGCATTGAAATCTTCAAGACTGGGAAGTGTGGGAGCCTCTGATAACAACACAGACAAAATGGACGATACAAATAGTACGCCCACAAAAGAACAATCACCTAAAACAAATGCCGCTGCTGACGATGAACTGTCTATTAAAAGACCAACGGCTGAGCAATCCGAGCTTTCTAAGAAGATTTATGAAACTTCTGAGAAACTTAAAGCTGTGCATAAGATGGTAAACGACTTGGAAAAATCTTTACCAAAATCTAAAGATGACGTTAGATTAGAATCAAGTAAACAAGATGCTACTAAGGTTGCATCGCCCAGATCCGAGGCGAAATCATCACCTACTCGCCACTCGGCACCAATAGTTACACCCAAAAAACGACATAGGTTAGAAGCTGACAAAGTTATAACACATTCAAGCTTAGATCAAGTTGTACAGTCTTTATCCAAAAAGTTATCAGAGGAAAAAGTTGTTGCAACATCAAGTGCTAAAGAGCTAAAAGACGTCAATCAAAACAATTCTAAAGAAGATGTTTCACAGCAACAAAAATGTGATTCAGTTGTGTCACTAAATGCGTCTACATCTAACGCTAACTCAATCGACCCATTGAAGAGTATGTCTGCTCGTTCATTGTATAAAAGCTCTATACCCCCGGCACAAAAATCTGAAATTATGACTCGAAAGAAAAACCGACTAGAAGGTCTAACAAGTAACCTCGTATCAAAAATAAATCCAAGTGCAGCTACAAAGGTGCTAGAtactttgttaaataataatatacgtaaatCTATAGAATCTCGTATATTGGAAAAAGAGAAGAACAGCGTAGAACCTTCAAGTAAATCTAGTGACGACAAGACTAAGAAAGAATCATCACAAATTAACACAAGAGCTACTGTTATTAAATCTCCAGTGTCGAAGGGCAAAACCATTGATACCAAAAAGACTAGAGTGCCTGAATCTTCAGCCGGACAAGCTATTGTTGTCAATATTGACAAACCTACAGGAATATTCGAACCCTCCATTGATTTGGAGGATCAAATACCTAAATCGTCCATATGCGTCTCGAGCGTGTTATCTGATTTAAATAAAGCCAAGTCGAAAGCCAAGAACGATATCAAAGCTGCGACTAATGCGTTGCTAGCTCCCATTGACACGGAGTCGGAAATACCTCTGGCTTTAATATCAGAAACTCCAGATCCAATAATTCGACCTAAAAGAGGTGAATCAATAGCAGCTGTAATATCTGACAAACTTCAAGAGACCACGGGAGGTCACAACTTAAGACAACCTAAAAGAAATTTAAGTAATGACAATGAAGAGTCAAATGAAaacaagaagaagaaaaaatctaataatattttaagagaaAGTAAATTGGTTTTACCATCAAGGATATTAGTACCCAAAGTACAGGCCGAGCGATTACTCATTAATGAACCTGCAAAAAAGATAGTTTTGCAACCCAAAAAGATTGAAACTAATGAAAAAAGTGATGTCAAATCAGCTGACACTAAAAAGAAAACAAGGAGGCGTAAAGCGATTAACAGAACTGGTTTTCCTAGTGTAAAAAGGAAAAAGAAGAAGATCGATAGCTCTCACAATATTACTTCGGATAGTCATATGACTTCAGACACCGATAATAACTCAGCATTCGAAAGAGTACCGAAAGATGGAGAAGCAATGAGCAGCTTCTTAGAACGTACTACAAACAAGAAAGCTGAACTCAAAGTAGTCCTGAATAAAGATGAATGTCCGAAACAAGGTCGATTAACAGTGGTAGCGCTGGAAAAACTGCAAGGCAAAGAAATTCCAagtgacaataataataaaaccaatagCACTGAAAATACTGGTAGTGAGAAAAAAGCTATGAACTCGTCTATTTTGAGAGCACCAGCattgcaattaaaaaataaaggtgAGAAGGAGATTAAGAACCACATTAATAAATGGGAAGTTCTTAGCGAGACGGACAGTATACCTTCGTTGGCTAGCTCTCTTAGTAACGATCCAGAAGACTCTATACCATTAAGTCTTCTAAATTTGAAACCTGATAGACCTGTTAGTCGCTTGGATAACTTGGAAAGACTCAAACGCAAGACAAGAGCAATTTCACCATCTCATGaaattgaagaaatattttcaaagagaaAAGTCGTGGAGAGGAATTCCAAAATCGCTCTGAGGCCGAAATCAAGTCTTGCAATTTTGTGCCCTAGTGAGAGAAGACTAACAAGAAGCTCTGATAACCCAATCGaggagattaaaaataaaatgaagaaaacCGAAAACAAGAAAGCACTTGTGGAGTTGGAAAGAGTCAATAAACCCGTCAATATAGCTGCAAGGAGAAAATCAAGATCTTGTCAAGTTAATAAGAAGAAGGAAGTTCAATCTAGTTCACGAGAAAGCTCAATTGACACTGTCGTAAGCCGCAAAGTAACATCTAAGTCTCGCGAACCTTCTCTAGATACACTTCGAGACCACGACGAAAACGATCCTCTACCATTGAATGAAAAAGAAATTGATTTTGAGAAAAGTATTGACAGTTTATCTAAAAACATCATTTGTAAAAAGCGAGTGGCTTCGTCGCGTGATGACAGCCCAGCAAGCAGTGTGGACAATAGAGACAAACCTGTTATATCGAAGAGAAATCCACGACTTCGCAAAAAGTTCTTGGTTGCGGGTCTATTCTCTGATTATTATAAGGAAGA TCCGAAGCCTGAAGGAAAAGGAAAGAATCTTGTTACTCAAACGGAATTTCCGCCTGGTCTGTTGGCACCACCACCTTATTGTGAGCGATGGGTACGAAGGAGGTTGCAGCATTTCACTCTGCCGTACGACATCTGGTGGCAGCAACATTATAATCAACCTGTACCGTCATggaactacaaaaaaatacgcaCAA ATGTCTACTACGATGTGAAACCATCTGCAGAAGAATGTGAGAGTGTTGCGTGTAATTGCGCGCCATCATCGGGATGTAACGAGGATTGTATCAACAGACTAGTATATTCGGAATGTTCACCACAACTGTGTCCTTGCGG ATGTAAGAATCAACGGATTCAGCGTCACGAATGGGCGTCAGGATTGGAGAAATTTATGACTGAGAATAAAGGATGGGGAGTGCGCACTAAACACAAGATTACTTCCGGAGATTTTATTCTGGAGTATGTTGGCGAAGTCGTTTCTGATAAAGAATTTAAG GAGCGTATGGCCACTCGTTACGCGCGCGACACTCACCATTACTGCTTACATTTGGATGGTGGTCTTGTTATCGATGGCCACCGTATGGGAGGTGACGGACGTTTTGTCAACCATTCCTGTCGTCCCAACTGCGAAATGCAAAAGTGGACCTCTAATG GTACATTCAGAATGGCGCTGTTTGCACTTCGCGATATCGAGCCAGATGAGGAACTCACCTATGATTATAACTTCTCACTTTTCAATCCTGCAGTGGGCCAA CCGTGCAAATGTGACTCAGAAGATTGTCGAGGAGTTATTGGTGGCAAGTCACAGAGGATCACCAAACAGCCGGTGAAGACGCAATCCCGCACGCCATCCAATGCGTCCAGTCAGTCTCAAGGATCAAATGGAAACCAACCACGAGTCGGTCGGCCGCGCAAGGCGGTGAAGTGCAACAAGAAATCCGAGCAACAGGCGCTTTCCTCCTGCGACATAAAGAACATGACGATATTGAAGTACCAACAACATCTTAACAAGCTGTGGCAAGAACCACAGATGAAACCTCTCAGCGTCAAGGAGAAAACTCTTGTCAGAGATCGACACTGCTTCCTTTTAAGAAACTTAGAAAAC GTGCGGCGCATTCGCGAGCGTCTGTCCTTGGCGATACCGACTTCACCACCTCCCCCATCTGCACCACCTACGCCGGCGCCCGCACCGACTAGTGCCCCTGCCGCTACGAACATCGTAATAGCTAATACGACAAGCGTATGCACCGTAGACCCGCTAGCTCCGGCTCGAAGCATGGATGAAGCTGGAGCATTGGCGAGACTACGAGCTCTACGCGATGCTACGCCTCGCGCTCCACGCCCCAAAGATGATCCTACTGCACCGCGCGCTACACGACTCAATGCTGTGTTGAAAGCTCTATGCCGAGCGCTCCTTGAATGCaaag atgAGAAAGATCGACCAATTTGTACACCATTGCTACGAACAAAGAGTGAACGTAGCAAATTACAGGATGGAGGTACTTTGGACTTGACTACAGTTGAGCAGAACGTAGATGCTGGACACTACACTACCCTCGCGCAATTTGATTCAGAAGTCAATTCCATCTTTGCTTCTGTTATGCGCGAACATGGCCGACTTTCTACGCTAGGTGCGGCTGCAGCGCAGCTTAGAAAA GTATACAATTCCACGAAGTCTGACTATGCAGACCTCCTTACCAAAATACTCGGTCCCGAAGAACCTCTGCCACCGGGCTTCCTGCAGAAAACTAAAACTG AGGAAGTGATAATGTGCATCTGCGGGCTGCACGTGGAGGAGGGGCTGATGGTGcagtgcggcggcggcggctgcgGCGTGTGGCAGCACGCGCGCTGCATGCGCGTGGCCGACACGCGCGCGCCGCACTACTGCCACCACTGCGCACCCGCACCG GTGGATCGTGAGATTCCGCTGGACGAGTACACCGAAGAGGGCCACCAATTCTACTTATCGCTAATGCGCGGCGACTTGCAAGTGCGCCAAGGCGACACGGTGTACGTGTTGCGTGACATTCCTATCGACGACAAGCATCCCGACGTTAGCCAGAAAGGGCAAGACAAGACGGACTCGCCCAAAACCAAACGAGTCGATAGGAAGAAGCTGAAGAATATCGCTAAAGGGAAAGATAAGACTGACGAGGCTACACCAAATAAG gAAGGCGAAGTTCGCAAGCATACATACCAGACTATTGGTGAGATACCTGTCTCAGAATTGGATATATTCCGAGTGGAGCGCCTTTGGAAGCATAAGGACACTCAAGAGAGATACGTCTACGGACATCATTACTTGAGACCGCACGAGACATTCCATGAACCAACAAGAAA attCTTCCACAACGAAGTCATGCGCGTGCCGTTGTATGAAGCGGTGCCGATCGAACTCGTAATGTCGCAGTGCTGGGTTATGGATCTAAATACTTATTGCAAG GGTCGCCCGGTCGGCGCGGCCGAGGCGCACGTGTACATCTGCGAGTTGCGCGTCGACCGCACCGCCCGGCTCTTCACCAAGATATCTCGCCCCAAGTACCCGATCTGCACGAGACCTTACGCCTTCGATCACTTTCCGCACAGATTGAAGATAACCCGCACGTACGCG CCCCACGAGGTGTCCCCGGAGTACCTGAAGGGGAGGGCGGCCCGCAACGTCGCGGCGCCCTCCGAAGGGAGCGGCAAGAGCGCGCCCAGGGAACCCAAGAAGAAGTCGAGCGCCGCGCCGGCCGTGGAGGCCGGGCGCGCGGGGGTGGCGGCGGCGCCGGGCGCGGCGCAGAAGGAGCGCGTGAACGGCATCGCGCGGCGCCTGCtggcgcgcggcggcgggcgcgcggcgcTGGACGCGTCGTACCTGCtggcgccgcgccgcgcccgccgcgcgccgccgccgccgccctgA